A single Mytilus trossulus isolate FHL-02 chromosome 12, PNRI_Mtr1.1.1.hap1, whole genome shotgun sequence DNA region contains:
- the LOC134692494 gene encoding uncharacterized protein LOC134692494: MKGYLRLLGLIVIVAEVKIINGFPKACSAGQVTRLSLSGDYICCNTVICQQAQKYDFCDNHNGHDTCRNCPESTYHLDIINTAEMTNIIDPCIPKPTCEQPEVILEKDACVCDRRRGYYGSDYNNCLLSHVSCSSPGFELKNNGKFRGNVDHVLKAFSNRKLAMNTYVGRKQCKCFGSQEIADNGSTAKDISCKARKKVNLQDIKPLEQLTENAGKNITLTYEEFIFLRSRVTKLEQQLTELEEKSKAAIIRYPKVKKK; encoded by the exons ATGAAGGGTTACTTGAGATTACTGGGTTTGATAGTTATCGTTGCTGAAGTAAAG aTAATTAATGGTTTCCCGAAAGCTTGTAGTGCAGGACAGGTCACGAGGCTGTCATTGTCTGGGGATTATATATGCTGTAACACAGTGATATGCCAACAAG ctcaaaaatatgatttttgtgATAACCATAATGGTCACGATACCTGTAGGAACTGCCCGGAAAGCACATACCATTTAGACATTATCAATACTGCTGAAATGACCAATATCATAGATCCATGTATACCGAAACCTACATGTGAGCAAC CTGAAgttattttagaaaaagatgCTTGTGTTTGTGATAGAAGACGTGGTTACTACGGAAGTGATTATAACAACTGTTTACTATCCCATGTTTCCTGTTCCAGTCCGGGATTTGAACTTAAAAATAACGGTAAGTTTAGA GGCAATGTGGATCATGTGCTGAAGgctttttcaaaccggaagctAGCGATGAACACATATGTAGGAAGAAAACAATGCAA gTGTTTTGGGTCTCAAGAAATTGCTGATAACGGTTCTACAGCTAAAGACATATCTTGTAAGGCAAGGAAGAAAGTTAATCTGCAAGATATCAAACCTCTAGAGCAATTAACAGAAAATGCAG GTAAAAATATCACTTTAACATACGAAGAATTCATCTTCTTACGAAGTAGAGTAACGAAGTTAGAACAGCAATTAACAGAGTTAGAAGAA aagAGTAAGGCTGCAATTATAAGATACCCAAaggtaaagaaaaaataa